One part of the Marinobacter sp. M3C genome encodes these proteins:
- the cysD gene encoding sulfate adenylyltransferase subunit CysD, with translation MTLTPPKKTHLRQLEAESIYIIREVAAEFDNPVMLYSVGKDSAVMLHLALKAFAPGKPPFPLMHVDTTWKFREMITFRDTMVEKVGMKLLVHTNQEGVAQGIGPFTHGSTKHTDVMKTQALKQALNQYGFDAAFGGARRDEEKSRAKERVYSFRDKFHRWDPKNQRPELWNLYNGKVNKGENIRVFPLSNWTELDIWQYIYLENIDIVPLYYAAKRPVVERDGTLIMVDDDRMPLAPGETPEMKMVRFRTLGCYPLTGAVESTATTLPEIIQEMLLTKTSERQGRVIDHDGAASMEQKKREGYF, from the coding sequence ATGACGCTAACTCCCCCTAAGAAAACCCACCTTAGACAGCTTGAGGCGGAATCGATTTACATCATCCGCGAGGTGGCGGCTGAGTTTGATAACCCGGTGATGCTCTATTCCGTCGGCAAGGATTCTGCGGTGATGTTGCATTTGGCCCTGAAAGCCTTTGCGCCCGGCAAGCCGCCGTTTCCGCTGATGCATGTGGACACCACCTGGAAGTTTCGGGAGATGATTACCTTTCGGGACACGATGGTGGAAAAAGTGGGCATGAAGTTGCTGGTGCACACCAATCAGGAAGGCGTGGCGCAGGGCATTGGCCCGTTCACTCACGGCAGTACCAAGCACACCGATGTGATGAAAACCCAGGCTCTGAAGCAGGCACTGAACCAGTACGGCTTTGATGCCGCGTTTGGCGGTGCCCGCCGGGATGAAGAGAAGTCCCGCGCCAAGGAGCGGGTGTATTCCTTCCGCGACAAATTCCACCGCTGGGACCCGAAAAACCAGCGCCCGGAGTTGTGGAATCTGTACAACGGCAAGGTGAACAAGGGGGAGAATATTCGGGTGTTTCCGTTGTCTAACTGGACGGAGTTGGATATCTGGCAATACATCTATCTGGAAAACATCGACATTGTGCCGCTGTATTACGCCGCGAAACGCCCGGTGGTGGAGCGCGACGGCACTCTGATTATGGTTGACGACGACCGCATGCCATTGGCGCCAGGCGAGACGCCAGAAATGAAAATGGTGCGGTTCCGCACGCTGGGTTGCTACCCGCTGACCGGCGCGGTGGAATCAACCGCGACCACGCTGCCGGAGATTATTCAGGAAATGCTGCTCACCAAGACTTCCGAGCGCCAGGGCCGAGTGATTGACCACGACGGCGCGGCCTCGATGGAACAGAAAAAACGTGAGGGGTATTTCTAA
- the cysN gene encoding sulfate adenylyltransferase subunit CysN: protein MSHATVLIEKDILAYLDQHENKDLLRFLTCGSVDDGKSTLIGRLLFDSKLIFEDHLVSLHKDNERQGNAGESLDLALLVDGLASEREQGITIDVAYRYFSTDKRKFIIADCPGHEQYTRNMATGASTCDLAVMMIDARKGVLTQSRRHSFIVSLLGLKHIVVAINKMDLVDFSEEIFNNIREQYQQLAAQLGLEDLYYVPISALNGDNVVNRSESTPWYHGETLMSILEQVELRDDQNVTDLRFPVQFVNRPNPDFRGYCGTLASGVVHKGDEVAVLPSGKITRVKGIHSYEGEMERAWPGDAVTLTLEDEVDVSRGDLLVHANNQPTMGHRFAAHLVWMSEQALMPGREYGIKIGTRMTNCYVNEVLEEIDVNTLARNPDAQGGLGLNAIGLCDVELSEPVVVEDYQRHPGTGSFILIDKLTNVTVAAGMVARALDGSGGVSEREYTKAERNLNRFIRENYPEWGCKPV from the coding sequence ATGTCACACGCAACGGTTTTGATTGAAAAAGACATCCTCGCGTACCTGGACCAGCACGAAAACAAAGACCTGCTGCGGTTTTTGACCTGCGGCAGTGTTGATGATGGCAAATCTACATTGATTGGCCGCTTACTGTTCGACTCCAAGCTGATTTTTGAAGATCACCTGGTGTCTTTGCACAAAGACAACGAGCGCCAGGGCAACGCCGGTGAATCGTTGGATCTGGCGTTGTTGGTGGACGGCCTGGCGTCTGAGCGAGAGCAAGGCATTACCATTGATGTGGCTTATCGATATTTCTCCACCGACAAGCGCAAGTTTATCATCGCTGACTGCCCGGGCCACGAGCAGTACACTCGCAATATGGCCACGGGTGCTTCGACCTGTGATCTGGCCGTAATGATGATTGATGCCCGCAAAGGGGTGCTCACGCAATCCCGCCGGCACAGCTTTATTGTCAGCCTGCTGGGCCTGAAGCACATTGTGGTGGCCATTAACAAGATGGATCTGGTGGATTTCTCTGAAGAGATATTCAACAATATCCGTGAGCAATACCAGCAGCTGGCAGCGCAGCTCGGGCTGGAAGACCTGTATTACGTGCCCATCTCTGCCCTGAACGGCGATAACGTGGTCAACCGCAGCGAAAGCACGCCTTGGTACCACGGCGAAACCTTGATGAGCATTCTGGAGCAGGTGGAACTGCGGGACGACCAGAACGTCACCGATTTGCGCTTCCCGGTGCAGTTTGTGAACCGCCCGAACCCCGACTTCCGCGGCTATTGCGGCACTCTCGCCAGCGGTGTCGTACACAAGGGCGATGAAGTGGCAGTGCTGCCTTCGGGTAAAATCACTCGGGTAAAGGGTATTCACAGTTACGAAGGCGAAATGGAGCGAGCCTGGCCAGGAGATGCGGTTACGCTGACCCTGGAAGACGAAGTGGATGTGTCCCGTGGCGATCTTCTGGTGCATGCCAACAACCAGCCGACGATGGGTCATCGCTTTGCGGCCCATCTGGTGTGGATGAGTGAGCAAGCCCTTATGCCTGGCCGTGAGTACGGCATCAAGATTGGAACCCGGATGACGAACTGTTACGTCAACGAGGTTCTTGAAGAGATTGATGTGAATACGCTGGCGCGCAATCCAGACGCACAGGGCGGCCTTGGCCTGAATGCCATTGGCCTATGCGATGTGGAGCTTTCCGAGCCGGTGGTTGTTGAGGATTACCAGCGCCACCCGGGTACCGGCAGTTTTATTCTGATCGACAAGTTAACCAATGTGACGGTGGCGGCCGGCATGGTGGCGCGGGCGCTGGATGGCTCTGGTGGGGTGTCCGAGCGGGAATACACCAAAGCGGAGCGCAATCTGAACCGGTTTATTCGGGAAAACTATCCGGAATGGGGCTGTAAGCCAGTTTAA
- the cysC gene encoding adenylyl-sulfate kinase: MADNIIWHDHKITRAERSVNKNQKPCLLWFTGLSGSGKSTVANALDVALHKRGYHTFVLDGDNVRHGLCKDLGFSDDDREENIRRVGEVCKLFADAGLMVMSAFISPFTGDRRLVRKLFPAGEFIEVFIDTPLATCEERDPKGLYQKARSGQIKRFTGIDSPYEVPSRPEVRLDTSSMSVEVCVETLIAYLLERELIIRRD, translated from the coding sequence TTGGCTGATAATATTATCTGGCACGATCACAAAATCACTCGCGCTGAGCGTTCTGTTAACAAAAACCAGAAACCCTGCCTGCTTTGGTTTACCGGCCTGAGCGGTTCCGGCAAGTCGACGGTTGCCAACGCACTGGACGTCGCCTTGCACAAACGTGGCTACCACACGTTTGTGCTGGACGGCGACAACGTTCGCCACGGTTTGTGTAAGGATCTGGGGTTTTCGGACGATGACCGGGAAGAGAATATCCGCCGCGTGGGCGAGGTTTGCAAACTGTTTGCTGACGCTGGTTTGATGGTCATGAGCGCCTTCATTTCGCCGTTCACCGGCGACCGACGTCTGGTACGGAAGTTGTTTCCGGCGGGCGAGTTCATTGAAGTGTTCATAGATACGCCGCTGGCTACCTGTGAAGAGCGCGACCCGAAGGGGCTTTATCAAAAGGCTCGGTCTGGTCAGATTAAGCGCTTCACCGGCATCGATTCTCCCTATGAGGTTCCCTCCCGTCCGGAAGTTCGGCTCGACACGTCGAGCATGTCGGTAGAGGTGTGCGTTGAGACCCTCATTGCTTACCTGCTTGAGCGGGAACTGATTATTCGTAGGGATTAA
- a CDS encoding type I secretion system permease/ATPase: MFKAKTNQPKQPTPLQEALKQCKGGFYSAGFLSFFINLLMLVPALYMLQIYDRALGSRSMDTLWMLTLIVVFLFIALALMQVARSAILVRLGNGLDMAMNTKLFGSMFKQSVSQPGKQSSQPIQDMTALRQFLTGQGLFAFFDGPWLPIFIAVLFGFHLWFGIFAIIAAVILVALAWLNEKLTKAPLSSASSKSIQSTRYADSCLRNAEVVEAMGMEGSLRQKWLERHLGFLKDQSDASDRNAVLSNVSKTLRMLFQSLILGLGGYLAIKQEITPGMLIAGSILLGRALAPLDLMIGSWKGFASARQAYQRLNQLFEQYPTGEPGMPLPAPEGHLSVEALVVVPPGANVPALRGVGFALDAGDMLAIVGPSAAGKSTLARAVLGVWPLNNGTARLDGADIHQWDKAQLGPHIGYLPQDIELFEGTISENICRFGPVNPQAVVDAAKMAGVHELILRLPNGYDTHIASNGGALSGGQRQRVGLARAVYGDPRLVVLDEPNSNLDDQGEQALVAALESLREKKATVILISHRKPILRLVNKMLVLSDGQAIGFGARDDVMRALQDGTLNVGKNKQQALRGVK, from the coding sequence ATGTTCAAAGCGAAAACCAATCAGCCAAAGCAGCCAACTCCCCTCCAGGAAGCGCTGAAACAATGTAAAGGCGGCTTTTACTCAGCGGGTTTTCTCAGCTTTTTCATTAACCTTTTGATGCTGGTGCCCGCTCTTTACATGCTGCAGATATACGACCGCGCCTTGGGCAGTCGTAGTATGGATACCCTGTGGATGCTGACCTTAATTGTGGTCTTTCTGTTTATTGCATTGGCGCTGATGCAGGTGGCACGCTCGGCCATACTGGTGCGGCTGGGTAACGGGTTAGACATGGCTATGAACACCAAGCTGTTTGGCTCTATGTTCAAACAGTCGGTCAGCCAGCCGGGCAAACAAAGTTCACAGCCTATTCAGGACATGACCGCGCTACGGCAGTTCCTCACCGGCCAGGGCCTGTTCGCCTTTTTCGACGGCCCCTGGTTGCCCATCTTCATTGCGGTGCTGTTTGGCTTCCACCTCTGGTTTGGTATTTTTGCCATTATTGCCGCGGTTATTCTGGTGGCCCTGGCTTGGCTGAACGAAAAACTCACAAAAGCACCACTGAGCTCCGCCAGCAGCAAAAGCATTCAGTCAACGCGGTATGCAGACTCGTGCCTGCGTAACGCCGAAGTGGTTGAAGCCATGGGCATGGAAGGCAGCTTGCGGCAGAAATGGCTTGAACGCCATTTAGGGTTCCTGAAAGACCAGTCAGACGCCAGCGACCGCAACGCCGTACTCAGCAACGTGTCAAAAACCCTCAGAATGCTGTTTCAGTCGCTCATATTGGGGTTAGGTGGATACCTGGCCATCAAACAGGAAATTACCCCCGGTATGCTGATTGCCGGTTCCATTCTGCTGGGCCGTGCTCTGGCGCCGTTGGACTTGATGATTGGTTCCTGGAAAGGTTTCGCATCGGCGCGCCAGGCCTACCAGCGTTTGAACCAGTTGTTCGAACAATACCCCACCGGCGAACCCGGCATGCCATTGCCGGCCCCGGAAGGCCACCTGAGCGTAGAAGCACTGGTGGTAGTGCCGCCAGGTGCCAACGTACCCGCTTTGCGTGGCGTCGGTTTTGCGTTAGACGCCGGAGATATGTTGGCGATTGTGGGCCCAAGCGCTGCTGGCAAGTCCACGCTGGCACGGGCTGTTCTGGGTGTTTGGCCACTGAACAACGGCACCGCGCGCCTGGATGGCGCCGACATTCATCAATGGGACAAAGCCCAGTTGGGGCCGCACATTGGCTACCTGCCGCAAGACATCGAATTGTTTGAAGGCACTATTAGCGAAAATATTTGTCGTTTTGGCCCGGTGAATCCGCAGGCCGTGGTAGACGCCGCAAAAATGGCCGGCGTGCATGAATTGATACTGCGCTTGCCCAATGGTTACGACACCCACATCGCGTCAAACGGTGGTGCCCTTTCTGGCGGCCAGCGCCAGCGTGTCGGGTTGGCCCGCGCCGTATACGGCGACCCGCGCCTGGTGGTGTTAGACGAGCCCAACTCCAATCTGGATGACCAGGGCGAGCAAGCTTTGGTCGCGGCGCTAGAGTCACTGCGTGAAAAGAAAGCCACCGTCATTCTTATTTCCCACCGCAAGCCCATTCTGCGCCTGGTGAACAAAATGCTGGTTCTGTCTGACGGGCAAGCGATTGGTTTCGGTGCTCGTGACGACGTAATGCGCGCCCTGCAAGACGGCACTCTTAACGTTGGTAAAAACAAACAGCAAGCATTGAGAGGCGTAAAGTAA
- a CDS encoding ABC transporter permease, which translates to MKSWFRSFRDYRFFILSSIRNDLVNQFARSRLGGLWMIVHPLVMVAIYAFVLSAVLSAKFDGIDNRYAYAIYLTSGILGWTLFSDIISRSLNLFVGNADLLKKMKVPKIALPAVTAGTCLIGHGLLLAAILVIFAFLGHPPSATLLWVPVITAVLLLFSLGLGLVIAVLNVFIRDIAQIVPIVLQFLFWFTPIVYPLTIIPEHLRWALQFNPVYPAIKAYHDVLAYQQQPDLAALAVMAAIGIVFAVLGLWLVRQASSEMVDVL; encoded by the coding sequence ATGAAAAGCTGGTTCAGAAGCTTTCGGGATTACCGTTTCTTTATCTTATCGTCGATTCGTAATGACTTGGTCAACCAGTTTGCAAGAAGCCGCTTAGGTGGCTTATGGATGATTGTACATCCACTGGTCATGGTCGCCATTTATGCGTTTGTGCTGTCTGCCGTGCTCTCTGCGAAGTTTGACGGCATCGACAACCGCTATGCTTACGCCATCTACCTCACGTCGGGCATTCTGGGTTGGACTCTGTTCAGCGACATCATCAGCCGCAGCCTCAACCTTTTTGTAGGCAACGCCGACCTTCTTAAAAAGATGAAGGTACCCAAAATCGCGCTGCCCGCGGTAACGGCCGGCACCTGCCTGATTGGCCATGGGCTTCTGCTTGCGGCCATCTTGGTCATTTTTGCGTTTCTGGGTCATCCGCCGTCGGCCACTCTGCTTTGGGTGCCCGTGATTACCGCGGTCCTGCTGCTGTTCTCTCTGGGCCTTGGGTTGGTGATTGCCGTACTGAATGTGTTTATCCGCGACATCGCTCAGATTGTGCCCATTGTGCTGCAATTTTTGTTCTGGTTTACTCCGATTGTCTATCCGTTAACCATCATTCCCGAGCATTTGCGCTGGGCGTTGCAGTTCAATCCTGTCTACCCGGCTATAAAGGCCTACCATGACGTGCTGGCGTATCAACAGCAGCCAGACCTGGCGGCTTTGGCGGTAATGGCCGCCATTGGGATTGTGTTTGCGGTGTTGGGGTTGTGGCTTGTCCGGCAGGCAAGCTCCGAAATGGTAGATGTACTATGA
- a CDS encoding nucleoside-diphosphate sugar epimerase/dehydratase, with the protein MKSVAARLINWLFELPRPHKRLVSVAADVCFIILALWGSFALRLENWFWVPSTTAILVFSLTAIITIIIFIRLGLYRAVIRYISEKALMVIMIGVVCSSVALVLSGFMLQAGIPRSVPVIYCALLFLLVAGTRFLFRSIINRPREKLKGRVLIVGIGRRALQLHYALMQGTEYRPMGFVALDCGRHTSFIAGFQVYSVAQVGKVVKEQGVQRVFLALEDGGKISRKQLMMVLEELRVPVQTVPSMSALLAKQARINEVRDLDIEDLLGRDPVLHDPALTATSITGKVIMVTGAGGSIGSELCRQIIRNRPACVVLMEQSEYALYSIERELLAINESQSTNVAVHALLGSVIHRRRCENIMRSFGVQVVYHAAAYKHVPLVEHNTIEGVQNNVMGTWHCAEAAISAGVEQFVLISTDKAVRPTNVMGASKRMAELVLQALAERQQNTMFSMVRFGNVLGSSGSVVPLFREQIRAGGPVTVTHPDITRYFMTIPEASQLVLQAAAMSNGGEVFVLNMGEPVKIADLARKMIHLMGLSQKTAENPVGDVPVVYVGLRPGEKLYEELLIGNSPQPTLHPRILMAREESLSWPRLEVLLNALASASQSFDCQKVVDILGKAPTGYSPDGPVKDALWSRISDNVGQRGPGLAVSRNSKRTPSPNVYKFPV; encoded by the coding sequence ATGAAATCTGTGGCTGCGCGGCTTATAAACTGGCTTTTTGAATTACCCAGGCCACACAAGCGCCTGGTGTCCGTTGCGGCAGATGTCTGTTTTATTATTTTGGCACTCTGGGGCTCCTTTGCCCTGCGCCTTGAAAATTGGTTTTGGGTTCCTTCAACAACCGCCATTCTCGTTTTTTCCCTGACCGCAATCATCACCATTATCATCTTTATCCGCTTGGGCTTATACCGGGCCGTCATCCGCTATATCAGTGAAAAAGCCCTGATGGTTATCATGATAGGTGTGGTGTGCTCATCGGTTGCGCTGGTTCTATCCGGCTTCATGTTACAGGCAGGCATACCGCGCTCGGTGCCTGTTATTTACTGCGCCCTGCTGTTTTTACTGGTGGCCGGTACCCGTTTCCTGTTTCGCTCAATTATTAATCGCCCACGTGAAAAGCTCAAAGGCCGTGTGCTTATTGTGGGTATAGGGCGCCGGGCTTTACAGCTGCATTACGCGTTAATGCAAGGTACCGAATACCGCCCCATGGGTTTTGTAGCGCTGGATTGCGGCCGCCACACCTCCTTTATAGCGGGCTTTCAGGTGTATTCCGTAGCCCAAGTTGGAAAAGTCGTAAAAGAGCAGGGCGTACAACGGGTATTTCTGGCCCTGGAAGACGGCGGCAAAATTTCCCGTAAACAGCTGATGATGGTGCTGGAAGAACTGCGTGTGCCGGTGCAAACAGTGCCCTCTATGTCGGCACTGTTAGCCAAGCAAGCGCGTATCAACGAAGTTCGGGATTTAGACATTGAAGACCTTCTGGGCCGCGATCCGGTTCTGCACGACCCCGCCTTAACCGCCACCAGTATCACCGGAAAGGTCATCATGGTAACCGGTGCCGGCGGTTCTATCGGCTCCGAACTGTGCCGCCAAATTATCCGCAACCGGCCAGCCTGCGTGGTACTGATGGAACAGTCTGAATACGCGCTCTATTCAATCGAGCGAGAACTGCTGGCCATTAACGAATCCCAATCCACCAACGTAGCCGTGCACGCCTTGTTGGGCAGCGTAATACACCGCCGCCGTTGTGAAAATATCATGCGCAGTTTTGGCGTTCAGGTGGTTTACCACGCTGCCGCCTATAAACACGTGCCGCTGGTAGAACACAACACCATTGAAGGCGTTCAAAACAATGTAATGGGTACCTGGCACTGCGCTGAAGCGGCCATATCTGCCGGTGTAGAGCAGTTCGTGCTAATTTCCACAGACAAAGCCGTGCGCCCAACCAACGTGATGGGCGCCAGCAAGCGCATGGCTGAACTGGTTTTGCAGGCCCTGGCTGAACGCCAGCAGAACACCATGTTTTCAATGGTGCGTTTTGGCAACGTGCTCGGCTCCTCAGGCTCTGTTGTGCCATTATTTCGCGAGCAAATTCGTGCGGGCGGCCCGGTTACCGTTACCCACCCGGACATTACCCGTTATTTCATGACGATTCCTGAAGCCAGCCAACTGGTCCTGCAAGCCGCAGCGATGAGCAACGGTGGTGAAGTGTTTGTACTGAACATGGGCGAGCCGGTTAAAATTGCCGACCTGGCGAGAAAAATGATTCACCTGATGGGGCTTAGTCAGAAAACCGCCGAAAACCCGGTGGGCGACGTGCCCGTTGTTTACGTCGGACTGCGCCCTGGCGAAAAACTGTACGAAGAGTTGCTGATTGGTAACAGCCCGCAGCCCACGCTGCACCCGCGCATACTCATGGCGCGGGAAGAATCGCTTAGCTGGCCCCGGCTAGAAGTGTTGCTGAACGCCCTGGCCAGCGCCAGTCAGAGTTTTGATTGCCAGAAAGTGGTCGATATTCTTGGTAAGGCGCCAACCGGATACAGCCCCGACGGGCCAGTTAAAGATGCGCTCTGGAGCCGTATTTCCGATAACGTCGGTCAGCGCGGCCCTGGCTTGGCGGTTTCCCGAAACAGCAAGCGTACTCCGTCCCCAAACGTCTATAAATTTCCAGTCTGA
- a CDS encoding HlyD family type I secretion periplasmic adaptor subunit, translating into MSEQQDVGKDGAAKKTAQEAEWLEAEYEKDVPEAQSKPQVETSHSRRSRFGVVVVLLTFVGFGGWATFAHVDGAAVALGEVIVSTQNRNIQHLEGGVVDTIFVDDGDQVEQGDTLITLSDIRAVAELDIIQSQLDEILGEEARLLAERAQKNVVEFSAALRSRKDQPGVAAIIDGQTSLFNSRVESVRGREQILEQKAASLAQQVKGQKAMGESLAGRASSYQEEVKQWQELYDRQLADRLRINEMTRELLRLQGERDATETEVGRLRAEIANTRSELLITREEFMEKVSTRLREVQQKRADLQARKTSLEDTLRRLVISSPVSGTVVGTEVHTEGGVIRPGDTLMQIVPSNQKLAIVAKVQPTEIDRIRPGQLSSIRLSAFNFQAAHVIEAEVINVSADTYENEQTRESYYEVRLNITEKGIATMAKQDMFLLPGMPAEVLISTGNRTVLEYLLDPFIRMSERAFRES; encoded by the coding sequence ATGAGCGAACAGCAAGATGTCGGAAAAGACGGCGCCGCAAAGAAAACAGCGCAAGAAGCCGAATGGCTGGAAGCAGAATACGAAAAGGACGTGCCGGAAGCACAGTCCAAGCCTCAGGTTGAAACCAGTCACAGCCGGCGTTCGCGCTTCGGAGTCGTGGTTGTACTGCTGACCTTTGTCGGCTTTGGCGGTTGGGCCACCTTTGCCCACGTAGACGGCGCTGCCGTGGCCCTTGGCGAGGTGATTGTAAGTACCCAGAATCGCAACATACAGCACCTGGAAGGCGGCGTTGTCGACACCATCTTTGTAGACGACGGCGATCAGGTAGAGCAGGGCGACACGCTGATCACACTGTCAGATATTCGAGCGGTTGCCGAACTGGACATTATTCAATCGCAGCTGGATGAAATTCTTGGCGAAGAAGCCCGCTTGCTGGCCGAAAGAGCACAGAAAAATGTGGTCGAATTTTCTGCTGCTCTGCGGTCAAGAAAAGACCAGCCCGGCGTTGCGGCGATTATTGATGGTCAAACGTCGCTGTTCAACTCCCGCGTAGAAAGCGTTCGCGGCCGCGAGCAGATTCTAGAGCAAAAAGCCGCCTCTTTGGCCCAGCAGGTTAAAGGGCAGAAAGCGATGGGTGAATCTTTGGCGGGTCGCGCTTCGTCTTACCAGGAAGAAGTGAAACAGTGGCAGGAACTCTACGACAGGCAGCTGGCTGACCGCTTGCGCATCAACGAAATGACCCGCGAATTGCTGCGCCTGCAAGGTGAGCGCGACGCCACAGAAACCGAAGTTGGCCGTCTGCGCGCAGAAATCGCCAATACCCGCTCAGAGCTCTTGATTACCCGCGAAGAGTTCATGGAAAAGGTCAGCACCCGCCTGCGCGAAGTACAGCAGAAACGCGCTGACTTACAGGCCCGTAAAACCAGCCTTGAAGACACCCTGCGCCGGTTGGTGATCAGCAGCCCGGTGAGCGGCACCGTGGTGGGCACCGAAGTGCATACCGAGGGCGGCGTTATTCGCCCCGGCGACACCCTGATGCAAATTGTGCCCAGCAATCAGAAGCTGGCGATCGTGGCAAAAGTGCAGCCCACAGAAATTGACCGTATTAGGCCGGGCCAGCTGTCCAGCATTCGGCTTTCCGCGTTCAACTTCCAGGCCGCCCACGTGATAGAAGCGGAGGTGATTAACGTATCGGCAGACACCTACGAAAATGAGCAAACCCGCGAAAGCTATTACGAAGTGCGGTTGAACATTACCGAAAAAGGCATAGCCACTATGGCCAAACAGGACATGTTCCTGCTGCCCGGTATGCCCGCTGAAGTACTGATCAGTACCGGTAACCGCACCGTACTGGAATACTTGCTGGACCCATTCATTCGGATGTCTGAACGCGCATTCCGCGAAAGCTGA
- a CDS encoding TolC family protein produces MPTHTLGASLVAVLLSMVAAPLMAAPPLTIQQAWESTLENNLRLRGEASYVSGEDARVDEAWAAVKPQVDFTAGYGRTWYNRDLGRGNLEEGQDSPSRLDVGVSQVLYSRRAFKGIDEAERSVDKEQARLDATRAQVGVESLLSYLEVNRLQKLVAVLDNELASHQQQANQVEQKLERGFATKAEALEAVSRVDEVRAQLVKLKSRHWAALQKLQQLVGKPVTEVVNVKESLWRKTPEFLATNWQAIVLANAPSVKIAEAESRLASASYEVATSGHYPELSLNARYTDNDSFATSVLEERKVELRLSIPIYKGGSTSARSRAARYREEGAEWLLASEREQVAVEVQRLTAELGGGYNNIRALEQALESASASEEAANEGFLAGVRNLVGLLDVRKRRSAIEQELINAIYDNLSNRLQLLSLADELNPQRLQPWAR; encoded by the coding sequence ATGCCAACCCACACACTCGGCGCCAGCTTGGTTGCTGTGCTTCTGTCCATGGTTGCCGCGCCGCTTATGGCCGCGCCGCCCCTGACGATTCAGCAGGCATGGGAAAGCACCCTTGAAAACAACCTGCGTTTGCGTGGCGAAGCCAGCTACGTCAGCGGTGAAGACGCACGGGTAGACGAAGCCTGGGCCGCTGTAAAACCGCAAGTAGACTTTACCGCCGGCTACGGCCGCACTTGGTACAATCGCGACCTTGGCCGGGGAAATCTGGAAGAAGGTCAAGACAGCCCCAGCCGCTTGGATGTCGGCGTTAGCCAGGTTCTATATTCCCGTCGTGCCTTTAAAGGCATAGACGAAGCCGAGCGCTCGGTGGACAAAGAGCAGGCACGGCTTGACGCCACCCGCGCGCAGGTTGGCGTGGAAAGCTTGCTAAGCTACCTCGAAGTCAACCGTTTGCAAAAGCTGGTGGCGGTGTTAGACAACGAACTGGCAAGCCACCAACAGCAGGCAAACCAGGTTGAACAGAAGCTGGAACGCGGTTTTGCAACCAAAGCCGAAGCACTGGAGGCTGTGTCCCGGGTAGACGAAGTTCGCGCCCAGCTTGTTAAGCTTAAAAGCCGGCATTGGGCTGCGCTGCAAAAGTTGCAGCAACTGGTGGGCAAACCGGTAACCGAGGTGGTAAACGTAAAAGAATCGCTGTGGCGCAAAACGCCGGAGTTTTTGGCTACCAACTGGCAGGCCATCGTGCTGGCCAATGCGCCCAGCGTAAAAATAGCCGAGGCAGAAAGCCGCCTTGCCAGCGCCAGCTATGAAGTGGCAACGTCAGGGCATTACCCTGAGTTGTCCCTGAATGCCCGTTATACCGACAACGACAGCTTTGCCACCTCAGTACTGGAAGAGCGCAAAGTAGAGCTTCGCCTATCCATACCCATATACAAGGGTGGCAGCACCAGCGCCCGATCACGCGCGGCCCGCTACCGGGAAGAAGGCGCAGAGTGGCTGTTGGCCAGCGAGCGAGAACAGGTTGCGGTCGAAGTTCAGCGGCTAACCGCCGAGCTGGGCGGCGGCTATAACAACATTCGTGCGCTAGAGCAGGCACTGGAATCGGCCAGTGCTTCTGAAGAAGCCGCCAACGAAGGCTTTCTGGCCGGCGTACGCAACCTGGTCGGTCTGCTTGACGTACGCAAGCGCCGCTCCGCCATTGAACAAGAGTTAATTAACGCCATATACGACAACCTCAGTAACCGCTTGCAGCTGCTTTCACTGGCCGACGAGCTGAATCCGCAACGCTTGCAGCCCTGGGCGCGTTAA